The Leishmania donovani BPK282A1 complete genome, chromosome 23 genome contains a region encoding:
- a CDS encoding trypanothione synthetase, putative produces the protein MGCTSSTEAKANEAHSSSARLSRNRVTRPPDRMGTARRLRPAAREEVDFNPENAAGAERLRPFVVTARSSSRVGAVTLHGVCGYTQNGVPAYSNGTSNTWTSTKNFREGIFMGYQWQCVEFARRWLWVTHRLLLPERSCAYCFSSCTYAYRLKKDPSPTSQRARAAMHGTAAETGAGSPSSFKEVNAATEVKLLGPYTNRDAWEKVPAKFVKQGSLVPPVADSLIVYPMSWGSPWGHIGVITAVDLDRNCVYVADQNRYFHDWNGKSYSAVFRLDCDKGRFYIRDHESECMGWLTFPTAVEGHDVWCAGDQAPRKACKRQQEAGA, from the coding sequence ATGGGATGCACATCATCCACAGAAGCGAAAGCCAACGAAGCGCATTCGTCCTCAGCTCGTCTATCTCGAAACCGCGTGACGAGGCCTCCCGATCGGATGGGCACGGCGCGCCGTCTGCGTCCGGCCGCGCGTGAAGAAGTCGACTTCAACCCTGAAAACGCCGCCGGTGCAGAGCGCCTCCGCCCGTTCGTCGTCACggcccgcagcagcagccgggtTGGTGCCGTTACCCTGCATGGTGTCTGTGGCTACACCCAAAACGGCGTGCCTGCGTACAGCAATGGCACCTCGAACACATGGACAAGCACGAAGAACTTCCGCGAAGGTATCTTTATGGGGTACCAGTGGCAGTGTGTCGAGTTTGCCAGGCGGTGGCTCTGGGTGACGCACCGACTGTTGCTGCCAGAGCGTAGCTGCGCTTACTGCTTTTCTAGCTGCACGTACGCATACCGACTCAAGAAGGACCCATCACCCACCTCGCAGCGGGCACGCGCGGCCATGCACGGGACTGCGGCAGAGACCGGTGCCGGCTCGCCATCGTCCTTCAAGGAAGTGAATGCCGCGACAGAGGTGAAGCTCCTTGGACCGTACACGAACAGAGACGCCTGGGAAAAGGTGCCCGCCAAGTTCGTGAAGCAAGGCTCACTGGTGCCTCCGGTGGCGGACAGCTTGATTGTCTACCCGATGAGCTGGGGCAGCCCGTGGGGACACATCGGTGTCATCACCGCCGTTGACCTGGATCGAAACTGTGTCTACGTTGCTGATCAAAACCGCTACTTTCACGACTGGAACGGCAAGTCGTACAGCGCCGTCTTTCGGCTGGACTGCGACAAGGGTCGATTCTACATACGCGACCACGAGAGCGAGTGCATGGGGTGGCTGACATTTCCAACCGCGGTGGAGGGGCACGACGTGTGGTGTGCAGGTGACCAGGCGCCACGGAAGGCATGCAAGCGACAGCAAGAAGCGGGGGCTTAA